The following proteins are encoded in a genomic region of Cataglyphis hispanica isolate Lineage 1 chromosome 1, ULB_Chis1_1.0, whole genome shotgun sequence:
- the LOC126850509 gene encoding UNC93-like protein isoform X1 yields MTKTEVIPSRRFVQVSIPNFEPSEQWRIIRNILAIGCAFMVNFTSFMGASNLQSSINADESLGTFTLSAIYGSLLFSNIFLPALIISWLGCKWTMCVSILAYMPFIASQFYPKFYTMIPAGLSVGLGGGPLWCAKCTYLTVAAEAYSTVSDISANVLVTRFFGLFFMFYQMAQVWGNFISSAVLSYGIETVTSNVTLNSSVMVEKCGANFCGVSSVKDENPNLQSSPIERIYLISGIYLGCMILACLIIAFGVDSLSRYDRSRTRSVKGTSGFKLLAVTLKLLKEKNQLLILPITLFIGAEQAFLFADYNASFVSCAWGISNIGYVMICFGVTNAIAALTTGSIVKLTGRKPVMFFAFCLHLSLFIFMLRWKPTPEQGIIFFLVSGLWGVCDSIWLVQINALSGILFPGQEEAAFSNFRLWESTGSVITYVYNPYLCTFTKLYLLIGILCAGMIGYGIIEWSGKTDRAVPDDKPDFELVNRVD; encoded by the exons ATGACGAAAACCGAGGTGATTCCATCAAGACGATTCGTACAAGTGTCGATCCCAAATTTTGAGCCGTCAGAACAATGGCGAATTATAAGGAATATTCTAGCGATTGGTTGTGCTTTTATGGTGAATTTTACTTCCTTTATGGGAGCCTCGAATTTACAGAGCTCTATCAATGCGGATGAATCGCTGGGTACATTTACTTTATCGGCGATTTACGGCAGTCTACTCTTCAGCAACATTTTTCTACCCGCTCTTATCATAAG TTGGTTAGGATGCAAGTGGACAATGTGTGTTTCCATATTGGCTTATATGCCTTTCATAGCTTCTCAGTTTTACccaaaattttatacgatgATTCCCGCCGGATTATCGGTCGGATTAGGCGGAGGACCGCTTTGGTGCGCGAAGTGTACTTATCTAACTGTGGCAGCAGAAGCTTACTCAACCGTCTCAGATATATCCGCGAATGTTCTTGTCACAAGATTCTTTGGCCTCTTCTTCATGTTCTATCAAATGGCGCAGGTGTGgggaaattttatatcttcagCAG TTCTTTCCTATGGAATCGAGACGGTTACCAGTAATGTAACTCTGAACAGTAGTGTTATGGTAGAAAAATGCGGCGCAAATTTCTGTGGAGTGTCTAGTGTGAAAGACGAAAACCCGAATCTGCAATCATCTCctatagaaagaatatatctaatttccGGGATTTATTTAGGCTGCATGATATTAGCTTGTCTAATAATTGCGTTCGGCGTTGATTCCTTATCCAG ATACGATCGAAGCAGAACCCGCTCGGTGAAAGGAACGTCTGGATTTAAACTACTGGCCGTGACATTAAAGTTGTTGAAAGAGAAGAATCAACTTTTAATATTGCCAATAACATTGTTCATTGGAGCTGAACAGGCATTTTTATTTGCCGATTACAACGCA tCATTCGTTTCTTGCGCTTGGGGGATTAGCAATATCGGTTACGTAATGATATGCTTTGGTGTCACAAATGCTATAGCTGCGCTCACTACAGGATCTATCGTGAAGTTGACGGGAAGAAAGCCCGTAATGTTTTTCGCTTTTTGTTTGCATTTAAGTCTTTTCATCTTTATGTTGCGATGGAAACCGACGCCAGAACAAggcattattttctttctggtGTCAGGTTTATGGGGTGTGTGCGATTCGATCTGGCTGGTACAAATTAATG caTTGAGTGGTATATTATTTCCTGGTCAAGAGGAGGCGGCTTTCTCCAACTTCCGCCTGTGGGAGTCCACTGGTTCAGTGATAACGTACGTGTATAACCCGTATCTGTGTACCTTTACGAAATTATATCTCTTAATCGGAATATTGTGTGCTGGAATGATCGGTTATGGCATTATCGAGTGGTCAGGTAAAACGGACAGAGCTGTTCCTGACGACAAGCCTGATTTTGAATTAGTTAATAGAGTTGACtaa
- the LOC126850509 gene encoding UNC93-like protein isoform X2, whose translation MTKTEVIPSRRFVQVSIPNFEPSEQWRIIRNILAIGCAFMVNFTSFMGASNLQSSINADESLGTFTLSAIYGSLLFSNIFLPALIISWLGCKWTMCVSILAYMPFIASQFYPKFYTMIPAGLSVGLGGGPLWCAKCTYLTVAAEAYSTVSDISANVLVTRFFGLFFMFYQMAQVWGNFISSAVLSYGIETVTSNVTLNSSVMVEKCGANFCGVSSVKDENPNLQSSPIERIYLISGIYLGCMILACLIIAFGVDSLSRYDRSRTRSVKGTSGFKLLAVTLKLLKEKNQLLILPITLFIGAEQAFLFADYNASFVSCAWGISNIGYVMICFGVTNAIAALTTGSIVKLTGRKPVMFFAFCLHLSLFIFMLRWKPTPEQGIIFFLVSGLWGVCDSIWLVQINVAACKIVPTDKNISYSTDDTVPTNSTQSIFTYFYRFF comes from the exons ATGACGAAAACCGAGGTGATTCCATCAAGACGATTCGTACAAGTGTCGATCCCAAATTTTGAGCCGTCAGAACAATGGCGAATTATAAGGAATATTCTAGCGATTGGTTGTGCTTTTATGGTGAATTTTACTTCCTTTATGGGAGCCTCGAATTTACAGAGCTCTATCAATGCGGATGAATCGCTGGGTACATTTACTTTATCGGCGATTTACGGCAGTCTACTCTTCAGCAACATTTTTCTACCCGCTCTTATCATAAG TTGGTTAGGATGCAAGTGGACAATGTGTGTTTCCATATTGGCTTATATGCCTTTCATAGCTTCTCAGTTTTACccaaaattttatacgatgATTCCCGCCGGATTATCGGTCGGATTAGGCGGAGGACCGCTTTGGTGCGCGAAGTGTACTTATCTAACTGTGGCAGCAGAAGCTTACTCAACCGTCTCAGATATATCCGCGAATGTTCTTGTCACAAGATTCTTTGGCCTCTTCTTCATGTTCTATCAAATGGCGCAGGTGTGgggaaattttatatcttcagCAG TTCTTTCCTATGGAATCGAGACGGTTACCAGTAATGTAACTCTGAACAGTAGTGTTATGGTAGAAAAATGCGGCGCAAATTTCTGTGGAGTGTCTAGTGTGAAAGACGAAAACCCGAATCTGCAATCATCTCctatagaaagaatatatctaatttccGGGATTTATTTAGGCTGCATGATATTAGCTTGTCTAATAATTGCGTTCGGCGTTGATTCCTTATCCAG ATACGATCGAAGCAGAACCCGCTCGGTGAAAGGAACGTCTGGATTTAAACTACTGGCCGTGACATTAAAGTTGTTGAAAGAGAAGAATCAACTTTTAATATTGCCAATAACATTGTTCATTGGAGCTGAACAGGCATTTTTATTTGCCGATTACAACGCA tCATTCGTTTCTTGCGCTTGGGGGATTAGCAATATCGGTTACGTAATGATATGCTTTGGTGTCACAAATGCTATAGCTGCGCTCACTACAGGATCTATCGTGAAGTTGACGGGAAGAAAGCCCGTAATGTTTTTCGCTTTTTGTTTGCATTTAAGTCTTTTCATCTTTATGTTGCGATGGAAACCGACGCCAGAACAAggcattattttctttctggtGTCAGGTTTATGGGGTGTGTGCGATTCGATCTGGCTGGTACAAATTAATG TTGCTGCGTGTAAGATTGTACCGACAGATAAGAACATTTCGTATTCCACTGACGATACCGTACCAACAAATAGTACACAAtcgatttttacatatttttacagatttttctaa